Part of the Fibrobacter sp. genome is shown below.
TTCGCTGTCGCTAGAAACTACGCTGGACGAGGATTCGTCATCGTCGCCACCGGCATTGGTACCACCTTCGTCGCCACAGGCCCCAAAGAAAAGGCTCATGGTAAGCGCGGTCAACCATAGATATTTTTTCATGTGTTCTCCTAATTTAATCCCAAAATTTTTTCAGAATTTAATTAAAAATTTATTCCTAGTGTTCCGCATTTCCCTTTCTCTAGCGGTATTCCTTTGCCTTGTTGTCGCTTAGGTGATCGCCTGAATTTCTTCTGCTGTGAAGGACTCGTGCGACTGTGATTGTCTGGGCCGCGTCAGTAACCCAGTAAAAGACGGAATAGCTGCTTACCACCAATTGACGATATTCGTGAGAAAGTGGTTTTAACGGTGTAAACAATGTTGCGGAATATGGAAATTCTCGAATTTTTTCCAGGTTGTCGGTTATTTCCGTAACGACCTTTATTGCCGTTTGCGGACTGCCTAAAGCTTCTGCAATGTACTTTGCAATTCCCTTTAGGTCGTTCAGGGCCAGGGGTAGGTATTCAACGGTATACATGGCGCCTAATCCTAGAACATGGCCTTGATTTCGTTAAGGACGCTTTTTGTGGAGTAGCGCTTCTTGGTTATTTCCGCCTCCCGTTCTGCTTCCTGTAGTTTATTCAAAATTTCGCACTGGAAAGCCAAGTTTTCAAAGGCCTCCATGCTGAGCACGACCATGTCGCCGTAGCCATTTTTTGTAAGGATCACGGGTTCGTCTGATTCGTGAACTTGACGCGAAATTTCGGCGAAATTGTTACGCAAATCAGAAACAGGGCGAATGTTTTTCATGAGTGCCTCCTTTGAATGGATGTACTTAATTTAGCATAATTATGCTAAGTCATCAAGAAGGCTGCTTTTCGTCCCACTTTTTTCAAAACTCGGGCTCTTTTTCTCCATACTTTTATATTTTTTCCATAGAATTTTTTAACTCTGGCGCCTTGTGACGCCTTATAAAAGGTCGCAATATGCAGATTGATTTGAATAACGTGGATTGGAAGACTCTCCCCTTCGGTTACTCCGACACCGATTACAACGTTCGTTGCTACTACCGCAATGGTCAGTGGGGCAAGATTGAAGTTTCCTCCGACAAGAACATCAGCATTCACATGGCAGCAACCTGCCTCCACTACGGTCAGGAAGGTTTCGAAGGCCTGAAGGCTTACACCGGCAAGGATGGCAAGGTCCGTCTGTTCCGCGTGGATGAAAACGCAAAGCGCATGCAGAGCACTGCAAACCGCGTTCTCATGGCTGTTCCGCCTATCGAACTTTTCCGCGAAATGGCTCACCTGGTCACCAAGCTGAACGCTCGCTTCGTTCCGCCCTATGGCCATGGCGCAACCCTTTACATCCGTCCGCTCCTCATCGGTACTGGCGCAGAAGTTGGCGTGAAGCCCGCTGACGAATACCTGTTCATGATGTTCGTCTGCCCGGTTGGCCCCTACTTCAAGGACGGCTTCAAGCCCGTTGACATGATGATCAGCCGTAACTACGACCGCGCCGCTCCTCAGGGTACCGGTACTGTCAAGGTTGGCGGTAACTACGCAGCTTCCCTCCAGTCTCTTGCCGAAGCCAAGAAGTTGGGCTACTCCAGCACCATCTATCTGGATGCCAAGGAAAAGAAGTACATCGACGAATGCGGTCCGGCAAACTTCTTCGGTATCAAGGGCAAGTCCTACATTACCCCGAAGTCCGAATCCATCTTGCCGTCTATCACCAACAAGAGCTTGCAGCAGCTGGCTGAATACCTTGGCTACACTGTTGAAAAGCGTCCGGTGGCTTTCGAAGAACTGACTGAATTCTCTGAAACTGCAGAATGCGGTACCGCAGCTGTGATTACCCCGATCAAGAAGATCGTGGACCCCGTTGCCGGCAAGGAATTCACCTACGGCGATGGCAAGAATCCGGGCCCTGTCTGCACCGAACTCTTCACCAAGTACACCGCTATCCAGTTCGGCGAAGCTGAAGACCCGTTCGGCTGGACTGAAGTGGTCGACCTGTAATAGGCTCGAGGCTCGAGGTTCCAGGTTCGAGGCTCCAGAGTTGGGGCTCCTGGCCTAAGGAATTCTCAAAAATTTAGAAGCCCGCGATGCACGTCGCGGGCTTCAAATTGCAAAAATCGAAGAACCTGCGATTTATTTCGTGGGTTCTTTTTTGTATACAGTTTTTACATAAGTTGAATTGGATTTGCCGAGGTCATAATCTATTTTTTAATGCAAGGGTATGTGTTTTGGGTCTCTTGGAGAGGTCTTTATGAAGAAAATTTTTACTGCAGTTTCCGCAGTTTTTCTGGCAGCAAGTCTTTCTCATGCTGTCCTTGAAATCCCGAACGCTCAGCCGAAAATGGATGCCGCCTACTGGAACCCGGTTCTTGACAAGACCTGGGAAGGCATGAAAAAGAGAATGATCGACCCGTACCGCAACGGTTTTGCCGGCGGCCAGGTTCATCGTCCGAAGAGCGAATATCCTGGTGACGCCGTTTCTGAATCTGTGGGCTACGGTATGCTGGTGGCCCTGTATGCCGACGACCAGAAGTCTTTCAACGAAATGTTTGATGCCAGCTACAAGAGCATGTGGCAGGGTTGCTATCTGGATTGGCAGTTGCTTCCGCCGGATGGTAAAAAGAGTAGGGGTGCCGCAACAGACGCTGAAGAAGATGTGGCTCTCGCCTTGATTTTTGCTGACAAGCTTGTGAATGCAGGCAAGTGGCAACCGTATTCTGGCTCTGTTCCCAACGGTTACCAGGGACACGCAAAAAAGATTCTTGGTTGCATGTGGGAAACAGAACAAATTACCTATCAGGGTACTGTTGCTCCGGGCGCTGGCTGGGGTGGCGAGAACTTTGCTAATGTAGGTTATTTCTCTCCCGCCTGGTACAAGATTTTTGCTGACTTCGATAATAGCCACGACTGGAAGAAGGTTGTTGATCGTAGCTATGAAATCATCGGAAACAGTCCGGCTTACAGCTTGGGCATGGTTCCCGACTGGATGAAACCGAATGGTGAATATGCCGGTTCCCTTGGCTACAATGCTTACTTTGAAGGCAAGGCATTCTTTAAGGATGCAATCCGCGTCTTGTGGCGTGTGGCTTTGGACGCCATCTGGTTTGATGATTCTCGTGCAAAGGCTTTCCTGAACAATTCCATGAAGTTCATCAATGGCAAGGGTGGTGCCGCTGCTGCTAACTTCTACCAGATGAATGGAGAACTTTTGCCTGCAGATGATGTGTGGAAAGATATGATGGCAGGAACCATTACCCGTCATCGTCGTGAACATAGCCAGATGACCATCGGTATGTGGATGACCGCTGCTGCCGCCGTTGGTACTGTTGATGATCGTGCCTCCTTCAGCGTAGAAATGGATAAGTTCTACGACAAGGGAAATGCGGATTACTTTGGTCTGGCTGTGGACACCAGCGGTATGGAGGAGGATACCCTTCATAATGAAATGTACTTTGACCAG
Proteins encoded:
- a CDS encoding type II toxin-antitoxin system RelE/ParE family toxin; amino-acid sequence: MYTVEYLPLALNDLKGIAKYIAEALGSPQTAIKVVTEITDNLEKIREFPYSATLFTPLKPLSHEYRQLVVSSYSVFYWVTDAAQTITVARVLHSRRNSGDHLSDNKAKEYR
- a CDS encoding type II toxin-antitoxin system Phd/YefM family antitoxin gives rise to the protein MKNIRPVSDLRNNFAEISRQVHESDEPVILTKNGYGDMVVLSMEAFENLAFQCEILNKLQEAEREAEITKKRYSTKSVLNEIKAMF
- a CDS encoding branched-chain amino acid aminotransferase: MQIDLNNVDWKTLPFGYSDTDYNVRCYYRNGQWGKIEVSSDKNISIHMAATCLHYGQEGFEGLKAYTGKDGKVRLFRVDENAKRMQSTANRVLMAVPPIELFREMAHLVTKLNARFVPPYGHGATLYIRPLLIGTGAEVGVKPADEYLFMMFVCPVGPYFKDGFKPVDMMISRNYDRAAPQGTGTVKVGGNYAASLQSLAEAKKLGYSSTIYLDAKEKKYIDECGPANFFGIKGKSYITPKSESILPSITNKSLQQLAEYLGYTVEKRPVAFEELTEFSETAECGTAAVITPIKKIVDPVAGKEFTYGDGKNPGPVCTELFTKYTAIQFGEAEDPFGWTEVVDL
- a CDS encoding glycosyl hydrolase family 8 gives rise to the protein MKKIFTAVSAVFLAASLSHAVLEIPNAQPKMDAAYWNPVLDKTWEGMKKRMIDPYRNGFAGGQVHRPKSEYPGDAVSESVGYGMLVALYADDQKSFNEMFDASYKSMWQGCYLDWQLLPPDGKKSRGAATDAEEDVALALIFADKLVNAGKWQPYSGSVPNGYQGHAKKILGCMWETEQITYQGTVAPGAGWGGENFANVGYFSPAWYKIFADFDNSHDWKKVVDRSYEIIGNSPAYSLGMVPDWMKPNGEYAGSLGYNAYFEGKAFFKDAIRVLWRVALDAIWFDDSRAKAFLNNSMKFINGKGGAAAANFYQMNGELLPADDVWKDMMAGTITRHRREHSQMTIGMWMTAAAAVGTVDDRASFSVEMDKFYDKGNADYFGLAVDTSGMEEDTLHNEMYFDQFLAWFGVSLMTGVMNNIVENIDHPKANVVGDSSILLRPAVVPEDTIPAALLPEMASKEFRMERIENGVSFTAAQPALWSVFDLHGNLLMSAKGNSVKFVSETKGLYVVRANFADGSSLVRKVKLH